The window TGCAGATTTTCAAAAAGTTAAAGATGCCGGTTATGGTTTGTTTGCAAATTATAGCGCATTGTTTAAAACCGCTAATGAACAATCTAATGAAATGATTTTCTCTATTCAAAATATTGGAGTTACTGGTTTTGGTTCCACTACACAATTTTATTGCGGTACCCGTTCTTCTTTCGGCTCATGCTGGAATACCTATCATGTTTCTCCAAACCTGGTAGATTTATACGAAAATGCTGATGGCTCTAAATTTAACTGGGATGCCGTTATTCCTGGATATTCAGCTCTTTCTGTAGCAGAGAGAGAGGTGTACTTTTTAAGAAACAACCTAACAGCGGCCGAAATTACAGCAGCCACTACAAGAGGCGCAAAAATGAGTTTGTATTTGCCAACAGGAAACGAAGCACGTATTATTCAGGCTTATGCTAACCGTGATCCTCGATTGGCTGCAAATGTAATTACACCCTACTCAACTTATTTGGGGGTATTTGGCGGTGCTAATGCTCTTGTAACTTCAAGATGGCCTTATCGCGCTGAAGCGGCTACGAATGGCGATTTGCGTACAGATACACAAAGCCTGTTCTATTATTTATACCGTAAATATGTTTACGAAGGCGCAACAGAAACACCAGCCAGAGATTACGGGCCTACAGATTTTGTTTTAATCAGATATGCTGATGTACTTTTAATGTGGGCAGAAGCTCTTAATGAACAAGGTTTAACTGCTGAAGCCATTGCTAAAGTAAACGAAGTAAGAACCAGAGCTGGTGTTGCACTACTTCAAAATACAAATGCTGCTTTACCAACATTTGTAACAAGCCAGACAGATTTGAGAGAAAGAATTCGCAACGAAAGAAGAGTAGAGTTCCCGAACGAGGGGATTAATTTCTTCGATGAAATGAGATGGAAAAGCTGGAAGGACAAAGTTTTTTATGCTGGTAATGGTGTAAAGCAAGCGTGGGGTAAAGTTGTATATGCTTACTCTTTTAAAGGTGATTATTTGTATAACTGGGCAATTCCGGCTGTAGAGATAGAGCGGAATCCAAACCTGACTCAGAATCCAGGTTGGATAAATTAGATTGTTAAGACATGCTTTTAGGCCGCCACCGTCATGGCGGCCTTTTTAACATAACACTATAACCTTTTTCGAAGCATACATACCTTGCTCAATTGAACACATGGGTGAAAATTGACAATATTATATATGAAAAATCATAATTGAAATAAAAAAAACGATAAGTGGAGAAATGATGCAACTGGTTTCTGCTAGTTTTGAAGAAAAACGGGCACCCGCTTTTCCTTACGGTAAATATCAAAACTGGTTTTGGGGCTTCAATAAAAAATAACAGATGTTGGCAGGCAAGAAAATAATAAATTTTAAAATATTGGCTTTTAAGGTACTCAGCGTCGGTGCTTTATGTGTATTGTTGTTCGTTAATCAGGCAAAAGCACAAAATGAGCCCTACAATACCATTTTGCAACGCATTAATACAGATTTGCAAACATTTGTTAAAGATAAAAACCTGGCTACTGAAATAGGGGTAAACCTGAAAAACCTAAACACAGATGGCAGCTGGGCTGATGTTAATTATACTGATGTGCAGTATGCTCCGCTAAAAAGAATTAAGGATATGGCCACAGCTTATATCCGGTCATCAAACAAATGGTATAGCGATGCGCAATTGCATACATCGATTGTAAAAGGATTACAGAATTGGCTCGATAAAAACCCAAAGAATAAAAACTGGTGGTACAACGATATTTTTTATCCGCAGGCCATTGGGCAAACACTCATTTTAATGCGAAGTGCTAAAGTGCAGCTTCCTGCAAGTCTCGAACAGGCATTGATTCAACGGATGGTGATTCGCCGTTTTAGAACTGGCGATGGAGCCAATACCTCAGATGAAGCGCTGCATTATCTCTACCGTGCCTGTTTAACCCGCAATAAAGCAACACTCGATTCAGCTGCAAAATATCTTTTCGAACCCATTGCCATCAGCGATGGGAAAGAAGGTGTTCAGGTTGATGGAAGCTATTACCAGCATGGTAAACAACAAGCTATTGCCAGTTATGGGCGCGTTTTTGCAGGTAACTCTGTAAATGCCGCTTTTTATTTAAGAGAAACCGATTATACCTTGCCTAAAGATCAGCTTGCTATTTTAGTTAACTATCTTAAAAACACTTTCCTTCAAACCATACGTGGCTCGTTTTACGATTTCAATGTACGCGGTCGTGGCATTAGCCGTAAAGATTCGCTAAGTAGCGGAATGGGCGGAATGATTGAAAAAATTAAATTTTTCGACTCCGAAAATACCAGCTATTGGAACGCTTCGGCATTAAGAACAGCAGGTAAGAAACCAGCTAATTACAACATTACCCCTTCGCATAGCCAATATTGGAAAAGCAATTACACCTTGCATGTAAGACCGGCTTATACTTTTAGTGTGCAGGCTTCATCTAACCGGACTTTAAGAACGGAGCGGGGAAATAATGAAAATATATTGGGTAAGTTTTTACCCGATGGGGCAACCAATATCCAGCGCAGCGGTTCTGAATATGCTAACTTGGTGCCGGTTTGGGAGTGGGATAAAATACCTGGCACTACCAGCAGGGATTATCCTGACGATGAGGGTGCAACCATCCGTAAAGACTGGGGGATACCCGGTACTACCAAATTTTCGGGCGGGGTAAGTGATGGCGTGTACGGCGTATCCTGCTACGATTTAAATTACGATAGCCTTCAGGCTAAAAAAGCCTGGTTCTTTTTCGATCGGGAAGTGGTTTGTTTAGGGGCCGGAATCAAAAGTGAAGCTCCCGAAAAGATTACTACAACAATTAATCAGGCCTGGAGCAGGGGAGCGGTAATTTCATCGTCAGGTGAAAAAAATGAGCAAGGCGTATGGGCAGTTCATGATAGCATCGGCTACATCTTTCCGGAGGGTGGTCAGGTAGAAATTAGCAATGTGGCCCAGGCAGGTAGCTGGTACCGCATCAATCAGTTTCAATCCAAAAACGAATTAAAACACAATGTCTTTAAAATCTGGATAAACCATGGTACAAAGCCGCAAAATGAGCGTTATCAGTACATCGTTATTCCGGGAACTACAGTGGCGGAGATTAAAAAGTATAACCGGTCTATGATTCAGATTTTAAAAAATACAGCAACGCTTCAGGCTGTAAAACATAGGGACTTAAATATGTTGCAGGCAGTATTTTATACCCCCGGAACGCTGGAGTATGATGGTGCTTCGCTCTCTGTTGACAAGCCTTGTACAGTATATATTAAAAATTTAAACACCAAAACTCCGGTACTATACATTGCCGATCCTGCTCAGGAAAACCAGTTAATTCAGGTTCAGTTTAAAGCCGCAGGATCATCAACAACCAAAAACATAACCTGTAATCTGCCAACCGGTGCTTTTGTGGGTGCTACCGCAAGTTTTAAAATAGTAGAATAAACACACCTAAAATTATGAAACCATCAGCGTTTGCACCTGCTACAGCCAGGCCCGACAAATACTGATTTTGAAAAACAAAAATGATAAGATGAAAAAAATCAATCTAGCCGCTACACTACTCCTGCTTATGGGATCGGTCTCATTTGCCCAAAGCCCAAAGAAACCCATGGCTCAATTAATTAATGATGAATTTAAATTTGCTGCCGATCAATATCAGGTGTTGGCTAAGAATATTCCTGCAGGAAAAACACCGCAGAGTTTTGATAAAGGTAAACCTGTTAATTTCGATATTAAATGGTGGTGCAGTGGTTTCTACTCAGGTAGTTTGTGGTACATTTACGAACAGACCAAAAATGACAAGGTAAAAAGTGAGGCAGAGGCTGCACTTAAAATATTAGAACCTAACCAAACCTTTACCGGTAACCACGATCTGGGTTTTATGATGTATTGTAGCTTTGGTAACGGGTATCGCATTACCAAAAATCCAGCATATAAAGAAATTATCCAACGTTCAGCGCAATCATTGGCTACACGTTTCCGTCCTAAAATTCAGGTTATCCAATCGTGGGACAAGAATAAATATTGGGAATGCCCGGTAATTGTAGATAATATGATGAACCTGGAAATGTTAAACTGGGCCAGCGATAACGGCGGCAATGCACGCTATAAAGAAATTGCTATTACACATGCCAATACTACAATAAAAAACCATTTCAGACCAGATTTTAGCTCTTACCACGTGGTAGATTATAATCCGGAAACTGGCGGGGTTATTAAAAAAGCTACTTGGCAGGGTGCTGCAAACTGTTCGGCATGGTCGCGCGGACAAGGCTGGGCTTTATACGGTTACACCATGATGTACCGCTTTACCAAAGACCAAAACTATTTAAAACAAGCTATCGGAATTGCGAATTATATCTTAAAAAATCCGAACTTACCTGCCGATAAGATTCCGTATTGGGATTTTGATGCGCCTTTAATTCCTTATGCCAAACGCGACGCTTCTGCAGGTGCAATCATTGCATCGGCACTGCTCGAACTGGGACAATACACCGAAGGCAAAGAAAAGGCTGAATTTAAATCGGCTGCCGAGACCATGATTTACTCCCTGGCGAGTGCGACTTATCGTGCCAAGGCAGGCGAAAACGGTGGTTTTTTATTGATGCACAGCACAGGTGCTTTTCCTTTAAACAGCGAAATAGATGTGCCGCTGGTTTATGCCGATTATTATTATTTAGAGGCGCTTGCACGATATAAAAAATGGTACCTATAAACAACAATTTAAACAAAATGAACCATAAATCACTTTTAACCATTATTGCTTGCTGCTTGTTTTTTACCGCAACAGCCCAAAATAAAAAAATAACTACAGGTGCCGAGGACCGCGCCATTTGGGTAAAACAATTGTATCGTATAGCCAATCCGGTAATTCATAACCTGGCTAACGAAACATTAAAAAAGAACATGCCTTTAGAAAAAGCACCTGGCTATGGTTTAAATGCTGCTAAGGTAACTTATCTGGAAGCATTAGGACGTACAATTGCTGGCATAGCGCCCTGGCTGGCCTTACCTGACGATGAAACTGCCGAAGGTAAACTGAGGAAAACTATGCGTACTGAGCTTTTAAAAGGATTGGCTAATTCAGTAAATCCCGAAAGCCCCGATTATATCAGCTACCGCTCAGAGAGCCAGCCTATAGTTGATGCAGCCTATGTGGCACATGCTTTTTTACGCGCTCCAAAAGCACTTTGGGAGCCACTTGATGAAACAACCAAGAAAAGATTTATCGAAGAGTTTAAGTCGCTCAGAACCCGTAGCGGTGCGTACAACAACTGGTTGTTGTTCTCGGGCTTAACCGAAGGTTTTTTATTAAGCATTGGCGAACAGTACGATCCTGCCCGTGTTCAGTTTGCTATCAATAAAATGAAAGAATGGTATGTAGGCGATAGCTGGTACAGTGATGGCGAAAAATTTAGTATGGATTATTATAATTCTTATGTAATCCACCCCATGTTGGTCGATCTTTTAAAAGTACTGGTAGAAAAGAAAAAAGCACAGCAGGCCGATTACGATCTGGCTTTAAAACGGATGGTGCGTTATTCGGAATATTTAGAGCGGATTATCTCGCCAGAAGGAACTTACCCTGCCTATGGCCGTTCTATTACCTACCGTACGGCAGCATTTCAGGCATTGGCGCAGGTGGCATTGATGGAAAAACTACCTGAATATGTTAAACCCGCACAGGTGCGTGGCGCTTTAACCAAAGTAATTTATAACCTGTATAACGGAAACCAAAATTTTGATGATAAAGGCTGGTTGGTATTAGGCTTTAACGGTCACCAGCCGGATGTTGCCGATACCTATACTTCTACAGGTAGTTTGTATATGGCTACATTGGGCTTTTTAACACTGGGTTTACCAGCTGACAATAAGTTTTGGACAGATGCACCTGCACCATGGACCAGTTTAAAAGCATGGGGCGGAGAAACGATAAAAAAGGATTATAAAGTTGAGTATTAATACCAATAATCGATATCGTATAAATATATTTGCGGGTAAGATTTGATATCGGTTCAAATCTTACCTCACAACTCAATTTTAACCAATGAACAAATTCGAAAGCCGTTACGCTCAAAGCCCAAAAGAAGTTAAACAAATGGATACCGCAGCGCTGCGGGATAATTTCTTAATTGAAAACGTGTTTGAAGCCAACCAGGTAAATCTAACATTATCTCATTTTGACAGATATATTGTTGGTGGTGCCATGCCAGTTGACCAGAAAATTGCACTTCCTAACCCCGATGATTTAAAAGCCAGCTACTTTTTAGAACGTAGAGAGCTTGGGATTATCAATGTAGGCGGAAAGGCAATTGTTACGGCCGATGGCGAAACCTACGAATTGGATTATAAAGAAGCTTTATATATTGGTAAAGGTACTAAAGAAGTATTTTTCGAATCGGCTGATAAAGGTGTAGCTACAAAATTGTACATCAATTCGGCACCTGCGCACCATACTTACCCAACTAAAAAGGTAAGCAAGGCCGAAGCTGAAATTGTTGAGCTGGGAACACCCGAAACAGCAAACCACCGCATCATTAATAAATTGCTGGTGAATAGTGTTTTGCCAACCTGTCAGTTACAGATGGGGATGACCGAATTAAAATCGGGTAGCGTTTGGAATACCATGCCTGCGCATACGCACGACAGAAGGATGGAAGCTTATTTTTATTTTGAAGTTCCACAGGGACAAAGTGTTTGCCATTTTATGGGCCAGCCGCAAGAAACACGCCACATCTGGATGCAGGGCGATCAGGCGGTAATTTCGCCAAACTGGTCAATCCATTCAGGTGCAGGTACCAGTAATTATACCTTTATTTGGGGTATGGCTGGCGAAAACCTTGATTATGGGGATATGGATCACTGCGCCATTACAGAATTGAAATAAACCGTCATCTCGACTAAAGTGTGCCAATTTTTATTGGTAGCGGAATGGAGAGATCTTATAAAAGTATCAATAGAAAACACATGTCAAACGTATTTAATTTAGCAGGTAAAACTGCTTTAGTTACCGGTTGCAAAAGAGGAATTGGAAAAGCCATGGCTTTAGCACTTGCAGAAGCCGGTGCTGATGTTATTGGTGTATCGGCCAGCCTTGAATTTCAAGGTAGCGCCATAGAAAAAGAAGTTTTGGCCCTGGGGCGCAAATTTTATGCTTATCAGTGCGATTTCAGTAAACGCGAAAACACACTGGCATTTGCTGCACAGGTAAAAGCCGATCATCCGGTAATCGATATTCTGGTAAACAACGCCGGCACCATTTTACGTAAACCCATTGCCGAGCACCCTGATGAATATTGGGATGAGGTAATTGCGGTAAACCAAACTGCTCCGTTTATCTTAACCCGCGAAGTGGGCAGGGATATGATAGCCAGAGGTAGTGGGAAAGTAATTTTTACAGCATCGCTATTGTCGTTTCAGGGCGGAATTACTGTGCCGGGTTATGCTGCAAGTAAAGGTGCAATTGCTTCTTTAACCAAAGCTTTTGCTAACGAGTGGGCATCAAAAGGCGTAAATGTAAATGCCATTGCACCAGGTTACATTGCTACTGATAATACTACCGCCTTACGCGAAGATCAGGATAGAAGCACTTCGATTTTGTCACGTATTCCGGCAGGAAGATGGGGTACGCCCGAAGATTTTAAAGGGCCAACATTATTCCTTGCCTCAGCTGCAAGTGATTACGTCCACGGAACAATTTTAACCGTAGATGGCGGTTGGATGGGACGATAGGTTAGTTTTGAGTCCAGAGTCTTGAGCTCTGAGTCGGGATTTATAAAAAAAACTCGTTGGTTTTGAAATCAACGAGTTTTTTTATGCTCCGGTCTTCCGACTAGTAGAGTTTATAAATCTCAGTAATGTCTTTCAATATTTTTTCGAAGTCGATTTTCAGGTCAATTAACCGGCCTGTTTTAATATCAAAAACCCAGCCCTGTACAGTTAGTTTACGGCCAACAATGGCTTCCTGTACGGCTGCTGTTTTAAGCAGGTTAACACATTGCTCCTGAACGTTAAGTTCAACAAGGCGGTTATAGCGTGCCTCCTCATCAGCAATGGCATTCAATTCATCTTTATGTAAACGGTAAACATCGCGGATGTTTCTTAACCAGGGATTTAAAATACCCAAATCTGCAGGTTGCATGGCTGCTTTAACGCCACCACAGTTGTAATGGCCACAAACTACAATATGGTTTACCTTTAAGTGCCTTACTGCGTAATTTAAAACCGTCATTACGCTTAAATCTACGTTATTTACCAGATTGGCAATATTGCGGTGCACAAATGCCTGTCCGGGCTGGATTCCCATTAAATCTTCGGCAGTAACACGGCTGTCAGAACAACCAATGTATAAAAATTCGGGGCTTTGGCCTTTAGCCAGATCCGTAAAATAATCCGGGTTAATGGATAGTTTTTCGGCAATCCATTTCTCGTTGTTTTTAAAAACTTCTTCTACATTCATAATTTAATTCAATAAGGATTGTATTGTTGTTGGGAAAAATGCAGTATTTATACTGGTATAAAACTAAAAAAGATTTCCCGGTTTTGATAACAAATTCAGCTAACAAAAGTTTAGCAGATTGTAAGATATTGCTGTTGCAAATTTGTGGGGAAATTTAGCGGGTAAGCAGTGTGGAAATATTTCTACAAAATGTAGAAATCACATTTTGAATAAGAGAAAGTAGAGCGATATTTTAAATACATCCGAAGTTTAATTACTGCTAAACTCCGGATGTAGCTATGCTGTTTTAGCTGGCAACTGCTACCGCATTTTTGTTGATGTGGTTAGGCAGTTCCTCGAGTGTGTATAAGTTAACCAACGATTCTCTTAAAACATTTTTTGAATCGTACCACACGTTATCATGCGTAAAGTGACAAACACCTTTGGTAAGTTCGGTAATAATGGCACCAATTAAAGTACCAAAGTGGTTTTCAAAAACATCTCCTGCATGGTATTTAATTGAGAATACCTTGTTGTGGTTTTGAAGTTGCGCTTCTATTTCAGCGCTTAGTTTAATGGTTCTAGCTACCTTCTTTTTCTTCTTCTTTTTAAAAAGAGTGGTTAACTTCTGAATAAAGCTTTGTTTAATGATTTTATCTTTAAAAAGCTTTTTCTTGTATTCTTTAAGGTCGAAAGGTTTAATTGAAGTGCCAAAATTTAACTTTAAGTTGTTTTCGTTAAATATTTCTAAGCTTGGCTTTTCCCATTTAAACACGATGGGTAAGTTTCCGTTCGAATTTCTGAATGAAAACGATGAATTAATGTCAAGAACGCTTTCATGCTCGTTCAAGCGTTTTAAAATAGTTGGGATTAAATCGTCTGTTAAGGCGTTGGTATAGATGTGTATATAAGCACTCATTTTGTTAATAAGATTACTGAAATCAATAAAATTCTATATTGATAATTAAGGATATCGACGTATAGGTGGCTATTGCGTAAACAGCCAGATATCGTTAACTCGGGAATCTTGAAAAGATAGGGTGGTTAGTTTTTTTCATATATAGGTTTTTTGTGTGTTTACTTGTATTGTTTGTTTTACTTGCTAAACGTATGCTGTGATGAAAACGTTACACTTGTAAAAACAAAATTTCTATAGCAATAATTATACCATAAAGTTGTAAGGATTATTTTAATCTCTCTACCAGTTTTTTTATGCTGGCTGCACCCATCATGCTTTTAAACTCAGGCATATCTTGGTGGTCTTTCTCTATCAATTGCTTTAAGCTTCTGTTAAAGCTTCTTACAGAAATGCCGAGATAGGCAGCCATATCATCTTTTGAGATAGAGATGTGCTCATCAGCCTGTAATTGGAGCAGTTTTAACAGTGCATATTCTACCGTGTACAATTGTTGAAAAGATGCACGTGTACTGGTTTGTATAATCCGGGTAGATAGCTCCTGGAGTAAGATTGTAGTAAATTCACTACTTTTTTGTATCAGCGATAGGAAAATGTGATCGGGGATAACATATGCAGTTACTTCACTTATGGCAGCTACATTACATAAACAATTGATCTTTTTTAAAGCTTCCAGTTCGCCAATAACCTCGCCCTTGCCTAAAAACTCAATAATAAAATCCTTGCCGTTTTCTTCCGAAATAAAACACTTGCTGATTCCCTCTTTAATGATGTAGATGTTGCTGATTTTGTCGCCCTGTTCAATTAAACGATAACCGGCTTTAAAGCTTTTGAGGGCAATGTTTCCGTCAGCATTTTCGGTACTAAAACGTTCAATAAAAGAGAGGAAGTTGAGATTGGTTCGTAGCATATTCTTTTTGCTGAGACAAATGTCCTTTTTTATCAGGATTGCCGGCGTTACTTTTGTGGCACTAAAGTAAGCATAACCATGAACAATCAGATTACCGTAATTGCTTTTGATGCTGATGACACCCTTTGGGTAAACGAACCTTACTTCCGCGAAACCGAAGATAAATTTGCTGCCCTGCTGGAAGATTTCATGCCACGCCACAGTATAATTGCTGAACTCTACAAAACTGAAATGGCTAATTTACAACTTTATGGTTATGGTATTAAGGGTTTTATGCTCAGTATGATCGAAACGGCATTGAAGATAACAGTGGGGAAAAATGACCCCAAAGTTGTGGAAATGATAATCGAATTGGGGCAGGAAATGTTGAACAAACCTATCGAACTGCTGGATGGGGTAGAGGAAGTACTTAAAGCCCTGCACGGAAAATATAAACTGGTTGTGGCTACCAAAGGCGATCTGCTCGATCAGCAAAGGAAACTAACCAAATCGGGTTTAGATCATTATTTCCATCACATCGAAATTATGAGCGATAAACAGGAAAGGGATTATCAAAAACTGATGAAACACCTGGATTGCCAACCCGAATCGTTCTTAATGCTGGGCAATTCCTTAAAATCGGATGTACTACCAGTGCTCAATATTGGCGGGCATGCCGTTCATATTCCGTACCATACCACCTGGGTGCACGAAAGTATTGATCACATCATTGAGCATCCTAATTTTTACGAGATGGAAAGCCTGTCGGAAATTTTACCAAAATTAATTGAATGAAAGAAAAAATAGATATAGACACCTGGATCAGAAAAGATCATTTTAAATTTTTTAGCACATTTGGCGAGCCATTTTTTGGCGTAACCGTTGATGTGGATTGTACGCCTACCTACAAGGAAGCAAAAGAGAAAGCCGTTTCGTTCTTTCTGCTTTATTTGCATAAATCGCTTGCTGCGGCAAATGCGATTGAACCTTTTAGCTACCGCATTATTGATGGCGAAGTGTGGAAATACGACCGTGTAAATGCTGCAGCAACCATTAACCGCCCAAACGGTACTTTTGGTTTTGGTTACCTCGATTTTTACCACGACTTTAACGATTTTAAACTGGCAGCTAATCAGGAGATCGAAAAAGTACAAGCTACAACAGGCTTAATTCCATCTGCTTCTGGCGAAAATGTAATTCATTACTCGGCACTTCCCTGGTTAAATTTCACTTCTTTATCTCATGCCCGCAATTTTGCTTTTCAGGATAGCTGCCCTAAAATCTCTTTTGGCAAGGTGAGAGATGAAAACGGAAGAAAAATAATGCCGGTTTCTATCCACGTAAACCATGCTTTAATGGATGGCTACCATGTGGCGCAGTTTGTAGATACCTACCAGGATTTGCTGAATAAAAATGAACCTGCTTAGCCAGGTGGGGTTGATGGCATTTCTTCGCTTTTAAGCTGAAAGATGTGCTGCAATAAAAAAAAACAATTATCATTTGCTTTCGATAAAGTATTTGCTATTTTTGCAGCACAGGCAGGAAGCTTGTTCCCATTATCTTATTTGTTTATTCGGGTTTGGTTATTGGAATTTAAAAATTGGGGGATTAGCTCATTTGGCTAGAGCGCTTCGCTGGCAGTGAAGAGGTGATCGGTTCGAATCCGATATTCTCCACAGGTCCCCATAATACTACCGATGGTCAGTGTTTTAGTGAGTTGAATGGCATCTACTCAGCCAAAACTCAGCCACAGAAAAAAGAGAAGTCAAATAATCTGGCATTCTCCACAAAAAACCATCAAACAACTAGAGATAAGTTGTTTGATGGTTTTAAAAATCCAATCTCCAATAAAATTCCACCGCGAAATAGAACTTTGAGTTCTATGGAAATTCCGGACTTGCCCTACACCATTCCAAGATTATTTAAAGGAAAAAAGATTGAATCTGTTCCTAAAGGTAGCACGTGGGCTAAAGAAGAGCCCCTCCAGAGCTGGTATGTTGAATTTTTTTCACAACCCACAGACTGGTCAGATGGAAAGGTTCAGGCCGACTAAGAACCTTAACCGGATAAAAGATCCACACGAAAAGCTTAAGCATTTTACACGGTTGTGCGAAGCTTACCGCTACCATTATACTGATCTCATAAAGAATCATCAAAGGCAGGAATACAATCAGCATATTCTGTATATCAGGGGTAGTTGTGACCACCGCTGCAATGATCAGCATGATCACAACCGAATATTGTTCAGTACTAAGGGTGGTTTATTAATATGATGGTGGAGCGAGTTTTCAATTTTGTCACATTGATTCATAAAGTTGTAGAGCTATCCGCATCCATTCGGAATAAATTAAGAATTTTACCCCTAAAAACTAAGAATTTTACCCTTACCGCTTTTTAATGATTGCCTAATTTTACTGCCAATAAGATAATTGAGCTTAAAAGTATTCATTTTGATGTTTCATTTTCTTAACGACATCTAACCTGTTATCTAAATGAAACTCTCTTGTATTATCTTAGACGGTGAGCTATTTGCCTCGCAGCAATTGGCAAAATATCTTGCCAAGATGCCAATTATTGGAAAGGTAAAAATCTATATTAACCCGCACTTAGCCATAGTGGATATTATAAAAT is drawn from Pedobacter sp. HDW13 and contains these coding sequences:
- a CDS encoding RagB/SusD family nutrient uptake outer membrane protein; translation: MKKILTILFTIAVFTGCKKDLLTTTPPSQVASEMMWTTDNLTDQGMTGVYATLRYGMASGGASGLELYQMDCLGFTGQTSGAESLLAGTITPSNGYFGGHWQNLYEGIQRANDALKNIAIKSPSSPEKKARYIAEAKFLRAYFYLRLNQLYKGVPIYLEPYLPEEAIKPRSTEAEVWAQVISDLTAVVAEPNLPDRYTSGNANYGHVTKGAAYALRGKAYMYTQKWDLAAADFQKVKDAGYGLFANYSALFKTANEQSNEMIFSIQNIGVTGFGSTTQFYCGTRSSFGSCWNTYHVSPNLVDLYENADGSKFNWDAVIPGYSALSVAEREVYFLRNNLTAAEITAATTRGAKMSLYLPTGNEARIIQAYANRDPRLAANVITPYSTYLGVFGGANALVTSRWPYRAEAATNGDLRTDTQSLFYYLYRKYVYEGATETPARDYGPTDFVLIRYADVLLMWAEALNEQGLTAEAIAKVNEVRTRAGVALLQNTNAALPTFVTSQTDLRERIRNERRVEFPNEGINFFDEMRWKSWKDKVFYAGNGVKQAWGKVVYAYSFKGDYLYNWAIPAVEIERNPNLTQNPGWIN
- a CDS encoding polysaccharide lyase family 8 super-sandwich domain-containing protein; its protein translation is MLAGKKIINFKILAFKVLSVGALCVLLFVNQAKAQNEPYNTILQRINTDLQTFVKDKNLATEIGVNLKNLNTDGSWADVNYTDVQYAPLKRIKDMATAYIRSSNKWYSDAQLHTSIVKGLQNWLDKNPKNKNWWYNDIFYPQAIGQTLILMRSAKVQLPASLEQALIQRMVIRRFRTGDGANTSDEALHYLYRACLTRNKATLDSAAKYLFEPIAISDGKEGVQVDGSYYQHGKQQAIASYGRVFAGNSVNAAFYLRETDYTLPKDQLAILVNYLKNTFLQTIRGSFYDFNVRGRGISRKDSLSSGMGGMIEKIKFFDSENTSYWNASALRTAGKKPANYNITPSHSQYWKSNYTLHVRPAYTFSVQASSNRTLRTERGNNENILGKFLPDGATNIQRSGSEYANLVPVWEWDKIPGTTSRDYPDDEGATIRKDWGIPGTTKFSGGVSDGVYGVSCYDLNYDSLQAKKAWFFFDREVVCLGAGIKSEAPEKITTTINQAWSRGAVISSSGEKNEQGVWAVHDSIGYIFPEGGQVEISNVAQAGSWYRINQFQSKNELKHNVFKIWINHGTKPQNERYQYIVIPGTTVAEIKKYNRSMIQILKNTATLQAVKHRDLNMLQAVFYTPGTLEYDGASLSVDKPCTVYIKNLNTKTPVLYIADPAQENQLIQVQFKAAGSSTTKNITCNLPTGAFVGATASFKIVE
- a CDS encoding glycoside hydrolase family 88 protein — its product is MKKINLAATLLLLMGSVSFAQSPKKPMAQLINDEFKFAADQYQVLAKNIPAGKTPQSFDKGKPVNFDIKWWCSGFYSGSLWYIYEQTKNDKVKSEAEAALKILEPNQTFTGNHDLGFMMYCSFGNGYRITKNPAYKEIIQRSAQSLATRFRPKIQVIQSWDKNKYWECPVIVDNMMNLEMLNWASDNGGNARYKEIAITHANTTIKNHFRPDFSSYHVVDYNPETGGVIKKATWQGAANCSAWSRGQGWALYGYTMMYRFTKDQNYLKQAIGIANYILKNPNLPADKIPYWDFDAPLIPYAKRDASAGAIIASALLELGQYTEGKEKAEFKSAAETMIYSLASATYRAKAGENGGFLLMHSTGAFPLNSEIDVPLVYADYYYLEALARYKKWYL
- a CDS encoding DUF2264 domain-containing protein, with the protein product MNHKSLLTIIACCLFFTATAQNKKITTGAEDRAIWVKQLYRIANPVIHNLANETLKKNMPLEKAPGYGLNAAKVTYLEALGRTIAGIAPWLALPDDETAEGKLRKTMRTELLKGLANSVNPESPDYISYRSESQPIVDAAYVAHAFLRAPKALWEPLDETTKKRFIEEFKSLRTRSGAYNNWLLFSGLTEGFLLSIGEQYDPARVQFAINKMKEWYVGDSWYSDGEKFSMDYYNSYVIHPMLVDLLKVLVEKKKAQQADYDLALKRMVRYSEYLERIISPEGTYPAYGRSITYRTAAFQALAQVALMEKLPEYVKPAQVRGALTKVIYNLYNGNQNFDDKGWLVLGFNGHQPDVADTYTSTGSLYMATLGFLTLGLPADNKFWTDAPAPWTSLKAWGGETIKKDYKVEY
- the kduI gene encoding 5-dehydro-4-deoxy-D-glucuronate isomerase, which codes for MNKFESRYAQSPKEVKQMDTAALRDNFLIENVFEANQVNLTLSHFDRYIVGGAMPVDQKIALPNPDDLKASYFLERRELGIINVGGKAIVTADGETYELDYKEALYIGKGTKEVFFESADKGVATKLYINSAPAHHTYPTKKVSKAEAEIVELGTPETANHRIINKLLVNSVLPTCQLQMGMTELKSGSVWNTMPAHTHDRRMEAYFYFEVPQGQSVCHFMGQPQETRHIWMQGDQAVISPNWSIHSGAGTSNYTFIWGMAGENLDYGDMDHCAITELK
- a CDS encoding SDR family NAD(P)-dependent oxidoreductase yields the protein MSNVFNLAGKTALVTGCKRGIGKAMALALAEAGADVIGVSASLEFQGSAIEKEVLALGRKFYAYQCDFSKRENTLAFAAQVKADHPVIDILVNNAGTILRKPIAEHPDEYWDEVIAVNQTAPFILTREVGRDMIARGSGKVIFTASLLSFQGGITVPGYAASKGAIASLTKAFANEWASKGVNVNAIAPGYIATDNTTALREDQDRSTSILSRIPAGRWGTPEDFKGPTLFLASAASDYVHGTILTVDGGWMGR